A stretch of DNA from Rattus rattus isolate New Zealand chromosome 1, Rrattus_CSIRO_v1, whole genome shotgun sequence:
ATCTAAAGATCCACTGGAGAGATGATGGAACTGAAACGGAGCAGGGATTTCGGAGTTCAAAACTCCTTGACTCTACAAATTATTGCAGTTCGTCCAAAGGTCGGTGGGCTGAACATCCTAAAAGAGGGTTGGCAGTGGGGAAATCACTCTCTGAGCATGGCAGGGATGTGGGGACCCTCCTAAACTCAAGAAGCGGCCTCAGGTTAGGCCGGATCGGGGAAGCTGGGGTTTCTAGAATTGCTCCAGACTGTCCGGCGCTGACTGACCCGAGGGCGACCGCAGATTCCACGTGGGAATCCGGGAGAAGGAAGCGCATCCTCCACAGCCACCAGGACGCTCGTGACACCGAGCTCCCCGAAGGACCGAGGAGCAAGGGGAGAGCAGGGTTCAGTGGGGCTCGCGGGCGCGGCCACTCACCGATGCCGAGCCCCACGACCAGGCGGCCGGCCAGCAGCGTCTCCTTGTTGGCGGCGGCGGCCAGCACGGCGGAGCCCACGGTGCACAGGGCGCTGGCCAGCAGGATGGCGCTTCGCCGACCGAGGGCGCCGTTCAGGGCCCCTCCGGCCAGCGCCGCGACGGCGGCCGCGCCCACCGCGCCCGACACCAGCAGCTCCTGCCACATCGCGCCCAGGCGCATCTGGCGCCGCAGCAGCAGCATGGCCCCCGACACCACGCCGGTGTCGTAGCCGAACAGGAAGCCGCCGAGCGCGGAGAAGGCGGCGGCCGCGTACACGAAGGCGGGGGTCTCGTCGCGCTGGAACTGCCTGCGCGCCGCGCGCTCCAGTTCCGCGCCCTGCAGGCTGGCGGCCGACTCGGCGGCCAGGAGGCTGCGCTCCCCGCCCGGCGCCCCGGGCTCCGGCTGCCGGCGGCGCCTCTCGCCCATCAGGCTGCTCAGGCTGCGCAGCGTGTACTCCACGTCCTCGCTCGCCTTGCGGGACATGGGACAGACGGACGCCGCCGGGGCGGCTGCGGGGAAGTTCCGTGGGGCGCCGCGCACTCGCTGCCAGCTGCTGAGCCGCTGCTCTTCGGCCACCTCAGCCGCCCGCCTCGCAGCCTCTGCTAGGCTGGCGCTGCGGAGCGGCCGGGGGCGGGGTCGTGCGTCACTTGTCCGCTTAGAGGGGAGGGGCCAGCGGGACCCGCCTCCCCTAGTGGGAGGGGCCAGGTAAGAGCCCCTCCCCTGGACGAGGCCACCTCCCTCTGTGGGCGGGGTTAAGCGTCGGGCCAAGGGAAGGAGAGGTCCTTAGGGAGTCCCGGTACCAGGATACCTGGAAGCTCGCCTTCTGGCTGCAGCCTAGCTGCTGTCCAGAGCACGGAGGCCCACAGCAGGCCAAGGATCAGGCGAAagtctccttctgtcttcatgcCTGCTGAGACTGCCTGGCACCCACCTACTTCCGTCCTTTTGCAGTGTGTGCCCCGTTGCTCTCTTGCAATTAGTTTGTTTTGAAGTCGTTTGGGACCATGTTCTCTGGTTTCTCTAGTTTCCTTTCTCCCTGCTGCTCCTTCTTCAGATTCTAACCCCCCCCAAACGCATTTGCATCTTGACTCTCTGAGGAGAGACCTTTTCTCCCAAGAGAGTCCCCGAAAGCTTCGTGTGGATGGATCCCCAAAGGAAAAGCAACTTTAGGTGCGCATGTATGCGTCACACTCTCACATAACTAGCTGATTCCCAGTTGAACAAGGAAACCCAAGAATCTGATTTGTTGTGTGATAGGCAATTTTGCCACCTTCCTTGCCCAGCATGGGAGTCCGAAACGGTATCTTCTCCCCAACAATTCCTGCTGCTGTCCCTTGACTTGGAGAAGATATTTTAAACGCCCCATTTGCCTGAAGCAAAGCAATTTCAAAACGTTTGAGGACAGCTATTTTAATTGCTAATTGCCAGTTGTTGGCGGGTATGGAAACCTCCTGTTGATTTAAATATTCTGTAAATTATTTTATGCTGTTTCATTTCCGGAGATAAAGACTGATCAAGCATCTTTCTGATGCAGTCTCATTCTTCTGGCGAAGGACACcagatttaaatgaaaatgaaattgaaaattcatGCTCTCCATGAACAATTCCTGCCCTCGTTTAGTTCCCTTATTTGAACAAAAGTTTCTTAGCACGAGCCCAATTCATGCGGTTTAAGCGTGGTTCCTTCCTTCGGAGAAATTGTTTCTGTCATCCTTATTACACTACGAAGTTTTTAGAATTTCCCAACGTCCCTTTCGCCTTGATTTTCAGTCACCATAGCTCCATAATATCTCAACTTCTAGTAACGAGGGCGGGGGGATTATCTCAGAGAAATAACTTCAAATGTATCGTGTAGCTTTAAAGCAAGGCTTTATTTACCATCTTCCAAGGAGAGATTAAACACAGACTTAGTCTCTCAAATAATGAAACCAACTACTTAGACTTCAGAAGATTCAGGGCTTTCCCAAGTCCACAGCAGCAAAACTGCGCCCCCTGGTGGTCAGCCTGTTCACGTAGCTTCTGAAGAGAAGAACTCCAGTTTCTTGTTGAGATGAAGTAAGATGAACTTCAAATCCGGctagcttcttcctttccaatttgtatccctttgacctccttttgttgtctgattgctctggctaggacttcaagtactatattgaataagtagggagagagtggaagccttgtccagtccctgattttagtgggattgcttcaagtttctctccattttgtttgatgttggctactgatttgctgtatatttcttttactatgtttaggtatgggccttgaattcctgacctttccaagacttttaacatgaagtcgTGTTGAAtttgtcagatgctttctcagcatctaatgagttgatcatgtgttttgtttccctttgattttgtttacatagtaaattgcattgatagatttctgtacattgaaccatccctgcatgcctgggatgaagcctacttgatcatgatggataatagttttgatgtgttcttggatttgatttgtgagaattttattgagtattcttgtgtcgatattcataagggaaattggtctgaagttcactttcgttgttgggtttttgtgtggtttatgtataagcgtaattgtggcttcatagaaagaattgggtagtgctctttctgcttttattttgtggaatagtttggacagtattggtattaagtcttctatgaaggtctgatagaattctgcaataaacccatttggtcctggttttttttgggggggggagggttgggagacttttaataactgcttctatttctttagaagttatgggactgtttagatatttttttatcctgatttaactttgttacctggtatctgtctagaagattgtcaatttcatccagattttccagttttgttgaatataggttttgtagtaggatctgatgatttgatagtatacttaagtgactccaaaagttccaccagagaactgctaagcctgacaaacaacttcagcaaagtggctgggtacaaaattaactcaaaccaatcagtatccttcttctactcaaaggataaacaggctgagaaagaaattagggaaatgacacccttcgcaatagtcacggataacataaaatacctcggtgtgactctaaccaagcaagtgaaagatctgtatgacaataacttcaagtctctgaagaaagaaattgaagaatatctcagaagatggaaagacctttcatgttcatggattggcaggattaatatagtaaaaatggtcattttgccaaaagcaatctacagattcaatgcaattcccatcaaaattccaactcaattcttcatagagctagaaagagcaatttgaaaattcatttggaataagaaaaaacccaggatagcgaaactatactcaacaacaaaagaacttctaggggaatcaccatccctgacctcaagctgtattacagagcaatagtgatttaaaaaacaaaaaccgtaaggtattggtacagagacaggcaggtagatcaatggaatggaattgaagacccagaaatgaactcacacacctatggtcacttgacattcgacaaatgagctaaaactatccagtggaaaaaagatagcattttcaacaaatggtgctggtttagctggaggtcagcatgtagaagaatgcagatcaatccatgcttatcaccctgtacaaaacttaagtccaagtagatcaagggcctccatataaaaccagataaactcaaactaatagaagaaaaagtgaggaagggCCTTGATCACATGGACACTAGGGAAGttttcctgatcaaaacaccaaagtcttatgctgtaagatcaagaattgacaattgggacctcataaaactgcaaagcttctgtaaggcaaaggatactgtaaTTAAggcaaaaatggcaaccaacagattgggaaaagatctttagcaatcctacatccaagagagggctaatatctaatatatacaaagagtacaagaagttagactccagagagccaaataaccctgttgaaaaatgggtttcagagctaaacaaagaattctcagttgaggaatatcaaatggcaaagagatacctaaagaaatgttcaacattcttagtcaccagggaaatgcaaatcaaagcaaccctgaaattccacctcacaccagtcacaatggctaagataaaaaaactcaggtgacaacagatgctggtgaggatatggagaaagaggaacactcctccattgttggtgggattgcaagctggtacaaccactctggaaatcagtctggaggttcctcagaaaattgaacattgtactacctgagaacccagctataccattcctggacatatatccaaatggtgccccaacatacaacaaagacacatgctccactatgttcatagcagtcttagttttgatagccagaagctggaaagaacctagatgcccttcaacagaggaatggatacagaaaatggggtacatctacacaatggagtactactcagctatcaaaaacaatgacttcatgaaattcataggcaaatgaatggaactagaaaatatcatcctgagtgaagtaacccagtcacacacacacacaaaaaactcactgataagtggatattagcccaaaagcttgaattacccaagatacaatccacagaccacatgaagctcaaaaagaaggatgaccaaagtgtggatgcttcaatccttctcaGAGTgaggagcaaaaatattcatggaaggagatatggagacaaagtttggagcagatactgaagaaatggccattcagagctgctccacctggggatccagaccatttatatacagccaccaaccctagacaatattgatgctgacaggagcctgacatagctgtctcctgagaggctcagccagagcatgtcaaatacagaggcaaatgctagcagcaaaccattgaactgagaatggggtctctgttggaggagttagagaaaggattgaaagagccgaaggggcttgcaaccccataggaacaacaataccaatcaaccagagctcccagggactaaaccactacccaaagagtatacatggacagacccatggctccagctgcatacgtagcagaggatggccttgttgggcaccaatgggaggagaagcgcTTGGTCCTACCAatgctggaccccccagtgtaggggaatgtcagggcggggaggttgGAAGCAGGGTGGTTtgagaagggggaacacccttatagaagaaggggggtgaatgggataggggtctcatggatgggaaaccgggaaagggaataacatctgtaaatagaaaatatccaataaaaaaaatccagctgCCATAGAGAACACTGACTTCTACTCACTAGGAGCTCCAATTTCACATTCGGGTTCCAGAACACTGAACTAACTACTCCTTAAAATCATCTACACCTCATAATTAATATTCCTGAGGTTTGGCTACCTCAGAAGGAAATGTGACATTAGTAACACATCCGAGGGCCAAAAAGCCCTCTTCAGGGCTCTTGGGAGGAGCCAAATTCAATTAGGCACCATGATATTCTATTAAAATGGAGTTCCTTGTAGCCTCTTCTAATTTAACTTCATGGGGAAATCAAAAGTTCGGGGTGGGGGGTAGTCAGTGCTGAGACCAAGCAGAGTACATCTCCGCCAGTGCACCAGTGTTTCACAAAGGTTTAAAATCCCCAGGTTATTTTATGAACCACTTTTTATCACTTTCAGAGGCTTAGCAAGTGCTCATTGACTAGAGTTCGAAAAATCACTTTGTAATGATATTTAATTGCGAGTCGAGATGAAGTGTAGGCACCACTATTGGTTTGCTAAGCAAGCCCTACACCCCAAGTTTAAGGATGTGTATTCACACGGTCCCAGAACACTAGGGCCCACcatagaagaggaaaagaagagagttTTGGATATACTGCTACACCTTCTGAACGCCAGGCTGAGACACCGGGAACTGATCCAGTGGGAATATGTTTGTCGTTGGGATACAGACGTGACTAGAGAACATTTGTCTAGCATCAAATCCAGGTCCCAGTACCACACAAAGAAAGGGCGAGGGCCTTAGTTTGGAAGAAGGGGTGAGAATTTGGGAGCACGATATTGTGCTTATTGGATGTTTAGTTACATGAGTGATGTATCCTTGTTGGAAAAACAATATGGCAACAAAGATAACtctctccaaagaaagaaaaaagaaaaatccttccaAGGTGTGGTGATTTCAATGAGAATGATCTCATAGACTTCATAGGTTTAAATACTCTGTCCTCCaatggtggaactgtttggggagaatgaggtggtgtggccttgttagaggaggtatgTTACTGAGAGTGagcttggctctctctctctctctctctctctctctctctctctctctctctctctctctctctctctctctctctctctgcctcttgcctgTGAATCAGATGTAGACATTCTGCTACTACTCCAGCCTTTCCTGCCTGACTGTTGCCGTGCACTGTACCATGTAGTCTTGGACCCGCCCTCTGGAACCTCGAGCCTCAaattaaacgctttcttttatgagttgcctttgCCATGATGTTTTGTCATGGTAGGAGAAAAGTGATTAAGACTCAGGGCATTCGTCTCAGAGACATTTCTAGTTTGAAACACATATTTTAAGAATTGTGTATGCTTTTaactatgcatatatatgtatagatatgtgcgtgtgtgtgtgtgtgtgtgtgtatgctaatgtatttgagtgcttggtccccaAATGTTGGAACTGTTTTTGAAAAGAGTAGGATGTGCAGCTGTATggaaagaagtgtgtcactagaggtgggctttgaggtttcaaaagcccaacccaggctcagtcagtcagtcagtcagtcagtcagtcagtcagtcagtcaatctctctctctctctctctctctctctctctctctctctctctctctctctctctctctctctaccccctaCTGTTCCAGAACCATGCCCATCCTCTCTGCTATAATCATGACCACatactcaccctctgaaactgcaaacaagctcccaattaaatgacttcttttataagctgccttgatcatgatgtctcttcgCATCAGTAGAACAATGACTGAgacagaggtagagggaggagctCACAAAGCTGCATCTCTGGCTGAGAAGCTACGAGCAGTTGACagggaaaaagaataaataagctgtcttcagacatggaGACCCCGAAACTATCCATGATCGGGTAGATGGTCCTAtatcatgcatgcacataccaaTAGCACTGAGTGCACTCAGTGAGTTTTAATAAGGAGAGAGCATGTGACAATGGAAGGTAGAAGTGGTCGCGGGAGATACGGGATCAATTAGAGGGGAAAGAATGTGATGTTGATTTCATTGGAATatatcatataaattatatatttatattattgtagatacatatatatggagtaatataaatataatgtatatcaaatatatgtgtatagatatcaATAAAAATTCTTGATGGTTGTAAAACTAAAAACGAAGTCAATATACCTATCAATTAGCAGTCTCTGATATTTGAAAACTTCTTGGAACTCTACAGAGAACtagaacatttattttagtaGCTTTTCTATTCTGAAAAATTACCCCTCAAACTacaatgcagaaaagaaaaaaaaagagagaaagaaatgtgtttctgAGCTGAAAAGCTCAGTAATTCCCTCATCTTCTCGAAATCATTGATACATTGCAAGATATTTGTGTAAGCACAGCAAAACTCCAGGCAGGAGATATCATCTCTAGCTAATCATGATGGATCTCCCAGTGGGGAAGATTTGGTAAGGAAATGAGAATGTAACCATGCACAGATGAGAAAAGCAGAGTCAATTCTGCTGTGTGATCTTTGTTTTCCAAGATGGTGATGAAATTTCCAGGCAGGAGTCTGAGGGTAATCAAAGTTATTTCTCACAGACATACTAGCTAAGTGTGCCCTCAGCCTTCAATCACTATGGTGACGGATGATAGACTCACAGGGTAAACAGCAGAGGGGAACACGGACAACTAATTTAAACAGCATTGGCCAAATTATTAGTGTTTTcgtttatttgttgttttcttttcaagacagggtcaaGGTATTTGTCCCAGGCTAGACAGGGTCATACAATGTGTCCCAGGCTAGACAAAATCCTTCATCCTCTGATCTCAGCTTCCTGCATGATGGTGCTATAGACAGGTAACAGCATATTTATAGGCTTAAAGTCACTTTTATGTTAAAATGCAttaatttgggggttggggatttagcacagtggtagagcgcttgcctagcaagcgcaaggccctgggttcggtccccagctctgaaaaaaagaaaaaaaatgcattaattTTAAGTTTAGGTATGCAACAGAATTACTTTGCCCCCATGTGTATTTTACACTTGTCACCTATTTATCTATCTccatgtatattgtatatttgtTATCTATTTATGTGTCTAcctttctatccatccatctatctgtgtTACATTGTATCTTagtttacttttctattactgcaataaaacactatgaccaaagcaacttggggaggagagattCTTTTATTTCCAAGTGAGAGCTCAACATCAAGAGAAGTCGAGGCAGGAActaaacagggcaggatcctggaagcGGGAGGTGATGCCATAGAAAGGTGCTGcttacttactggctttctcctcatggctttcttcgtctgcttccttatagaacccaagagcaccagcccagagacagcaccacccacaatgggccatGCCTTCTCCCCATCAGTCACTCAtgaagaaaataccctacagctaGATCTtagagagacattttctcatttctcattcCTGTTGCAGGATATTCGATCACACCGTGAACCCCAAGGCTGTGTTAGTTACTGAAAAGCCCTGTTTCTACTTGTGTGGCTCAGCTcttagctcacacctttaacccccTTGGCAGGAATACAGACAACCTTAGTACACGCCTTGtatccaaaacaatgaaggtaaaggtAGTTTGAAAAGtaaagcacccatgtttgaaagtgatgtctaattgagtggcagacaaagtgacggatcagagaaagatttgataggaCAGGATATACCCAATGCTCACAAGAAAAGAGAGTAAAGGGAAGGGGCTGAAGGAAGCAgggcagagaggggaaggagatgcTTCTAGTGGGAGGAGAGTTTGAGAGAcagctgcagagagaacaagctagacacaggtggaAACAGAACAAGACAGGGAATGAGcaggagctagaagattagaacagactgcTAGAGTTAGCTTGCGGTCAAGCAGAGCAGttcaggtggtggtggcggtggtgggagagggggagaatcAATTGgtgtggagaggagtttgagccagaacagctggtttgaaccagccagccagagttcagactGTACTAGAAAGGGCGCGCTTATTCAGCTGCAAGTTTCGAAGCTGAAAACCTTCTagacctagataagattgtaccgAGGCTAGAAGTCTCCAGGACTAAGGCCTAGGTTAGCCAACGGAAGCAGTGAGCATCAGAGATGACGATCGCCCTGGCCAATAGAAGTTACTTTTATAGattcccttctttcagatgactctagcttctgtcaagttgacatacaactTGTCAGGATATATAGCCTCATGCTTTAAtgctctagctggcctggaactttctatatagAGAAGTCTTGTACATTTTCAAATCTCCTATGCCTTCCTTGGTAGTACTGTGGGA
This window harbors:
- the LOC116884188 gene encoding proton myo-inositol cotransporter-like → MSRKASEDVEYTLRSLSSLMGERRRRQPEPGAPGGERSLLAAESAASLQGAELERAARRQFQRDETPAFVYAAAAFSALGGFLFGYDTGVVSGAMLLLRRQMRLGAMWQELLVSGAVGAAAVAALAGGALNGALGRRSAILLASALCTVGSAVLAAAANKETLLAGRLVVGLGIGIASMTVPVYIAEVSPPNLRGRLVTINTLFITGGQFFASVVDGAFSYLQKDGWRYMLGLAAIPAVIQFLGFLFLPESPRWLIQKGQTQKARRILSQMRGNQTIDEEYDSIRNSIEEEEKDASTGMCTWRCGRRRRTPRPCSGIQCY